From the genome of Fusobacterium varium, one region includes:
- a CDS encoding Uncharacterized conserved protein encodes MEKLIITAAICGAEVTKEQNPAVPYTVEEIVREAYGAYKAGASIIHLHVREDDGTPTQSKERFKQCIDAIREKCPDAIIQPSTGGAVGMTDLERLQPTELGPEMATLDCGTCNFGGDEVFTNTENTIKNFGKIMIERGVKPEIEVFDKGMVDYAIKYAKQGFIKKPMHFDFVLGVQMAASARDLVFISESIPEGSTWTVAGIGRHEFPMAALAIVMGGHVRVGFEDNVYIEKGVLAKSNGELVEKVVRMAKELGREIATPDEAREILGLKK; translated from the coding sequence ATGGAAAAATTAATAATTACAGCAGCTATATGCGGAGCTGAAGTAACTAAAGAACAAAATCCAGCAGTTCCTTATACTGTAGAAGAAATAGTAAGAGAAGCATATGGAGCATATAAAGCAGGAGCTTCAATAATCCACTTGCATGTAAGAGAAGATGATGGGACTCCTACTCAATCTAAAGAAAGATTTAAACAATGTATAGATGCAATAAGAGAAAAATGTCCAGATGCAATAATTCAACCATCTACTGGTGGAGCAGTTGGAATGACAGATCTTGAAAGATTACAGCCTACTGAATTAGGACCTGAAATGGCAACTCTAGATTGTGGAACTTGTAACTTTGGTGGAGATGAAGTTTTCACTAATACTGAAAATACTATTAAAAACTTTGGAAAAATAATGATTGAAAGAGGAGTAAAACCTGAAATTGAAGTATTTGACAAAGGAATGGTAGATTATGCTATAAAATATGCAAAGCAAGGATTTATTAAAAAGCCTATGCATTTTGATTTTGTTTTAGGGGTACAAATGGCAGCAAGTGCAAGAGATCTTGTGTTTATCAGTGAAAGTATTCCAGAAGGTTCTACTTGGACAGTGGCTGGAATAGGAAGACATGAATTTCCAATGGCAGCATTGGCTATTGTTATGGGAGGACATGTAAGAGTTGGATTTGAAGACAATGTATACATTGAAAAAGGTGTGCTTGCTAAATCAAATGGAGAACTTGTAGAAAAAGTTGTAAGAATGGCTAAAGAATTAGGAAGAGAAATTGCTACTCCTGATGAAGCTAGAGAAATATTAGGATTAAAAAAATAA
- the kamA gene encoding L-lysine 2,3-aminomutase — protein sequence MERLALASKNRIESLEDLKKYITLSAEEEEGVKKTLETLRMAITPYYFSLMDINDPNCPVRKQAIPSIKEIHKAEADLLDPLHEDEDSPVPGLTHRYPDRVLLLITDMCSMYCRHCTRRRFAGANDDAMPMDRIDKAIEYIAKTPQVRDVLLSGGDALLVSDETLEYIISKLRAIPHVEIVRIGSRTPVVLPQRITPELVEMLKKYHPIWLNTHFNHPKEVTPESKKACELMANAGIPLGNQSVLLRGINDCVHVMKRLVHDLVKMRVRPYYIYQCDLSMGLEHFRTPVSKGIEIIEGLRGHTSGYAVPTFVVDAPGGGGKTPVMPQYVISQAPHKVVLRNFEGVITTYTEPEEYHEECQCEDCKAGKTNTGVSKLLSGGAMAIEPKELDRHKRNEK from the coding sequence ATGGAACGATTGGCATTGGCAAGTAAAAATAGAATAGAAAGCTTAGAAGATCTTAAAAAATATATAACTTTAAGTGCAGAAGAAGAAGAAGGAGTTAAAAAAACTCTTGAAACTTTAAGAATGGCTATTACACCATACTATTTTTCGTTGATGGATATTAATGATCCTAACTGTCCAGTTAGAAAACAAGCTATTCCTTCGATAAAAGAAATTCACAAGGCAGAAGCTGATCTTTTAGATCCATTACATGAAGATGAAGACTCTCCAGTTCCTGGATTAACTCATAGATATCCAGATAGAGTACTTTTACTAATAACTGATATGTGTTCAATGTATTGCAGACACTGTACTCGTAGAAGATTTGCTGGAGCAAATGATGATGCAATGCCTATGGATAGAATAGACAAAGCTATTGAATATATAGCTAAAACTCCACAAGTAAGAGATGTTTTATTGTCAGGAGGAGATGCTTTACTAGTTTCTGATGAAACTTTAGAATATATCATCAGTAAGTTAAGAGCTATCCCTCATGTTGAAATAGTAAGAATTGGATCAAGAACTCCAGTTGTTCTTCCTCAAAGAATAACTCCTGAACTAGTTGAAATGTTGAAAAAGTATCACCCAATTTGGTTAAATACACATTTCAATCACCCAAAAGAAGTAACTCCAGAATCTAAAAAAGCTTGTGAATTAATGGCTAATGCTGGAATTCCACTAGGAAACCAATCAGTTCTTTTAAGAGGAATTAATGATTGTGTACATGTAATGAAAAGATTAGTTCATGATTTAGTAAAAATGAGAGTAAGACCTTACTATATTTATCAATGTGATCTTTCAATGGGATTAGAGCACTTCAGAACTCCAGTATCTAAAGGAATTGAAATTATTGAAGGATTAAGAGGACATACATCAGGATATGCTGTACCTACATTCGTAGTTGACGCACCTGGTGGAGGAGGAAAAACTCCAGTAATGCCTCAATATGTAATTTCTCAAGCTCCACATAAAGTTGTATTGAGAAACTTCGAAGGAGTTATTACTACTTATACTGAGCCTGAAGAATATCATGAAGAATGTCAATGTGAAGACTGTAAAGCTGGTAAAACAAACACTGGAGTATCAAAACTTCTTAGTGGTGGAGCTATGGCAATAGAACCAAAAGAGCTTGACAGACATAAAAGAAACGAAAAATAA
- the mutS_1 gene encoding DNA mismatch repair protein mutS gives MRFIDDKSLERLGFRKLLTRVETLSPYGKVKLKKLKNYLKGEEQLLEEEFMKMEIFMNFSKENKNLIKDIEGIIHRLKDIKTVVNNCLKENILDDVDLFEIKVQALLMEELNILLKKLPVELKNFNLESMEEMIDALDPDKDRLPTFYVYDSYSAALKMVRDKKKDIEKRIFAAKSFEEVSQLKEERLKILVEEEREELEVRRQLTSILLKKAEGFLENIDKIGNLDFLMAKVRFAKTYGGIRPEISTNNEIDVTGLVNIEVREMLEAKSKTFTPIDVKLKSGVTIITGANMGGKSVALKTITENLLLFHMGFFVIAEKAKFPLVDFVFFISDDMQDISKGLSTFGAEIMKLKEVNIFLDLGTGFVVFDEFARGTNPKEGQKFVEALAKYLNDRPTISLMTTHFDGIVRDNMNHYQVVGLKNVDFENLRRKIELSKNSMELIQEYMDFRLEKADKAEVPKDALNIAKLIGIDKRFTEIILEEYIKED, from the coding sequence ATGAGATTTATAGATGATAAAAGTCTTGAGAGATTAGGATTTAGAAAACTTTTGACAAGAGTTGAAACTCTCTCTCCTTATGGTAAGGTTAAACTGAAAAAGCTTAAAAATTATTTAAAAGGAGAGGAGCAACTTCTTGAAGAAGAGTTTATGAAAATGGAAATTTTTATGAATTTCTCTAAAGAAAATAAAAATCTGATAAAGGATATTGAAGGAATAATCCACAGGTTAAAAGATATTAAGACGGTTGTAAATAACTGCTTAAAGGAAAATATATTAGATGATGTAGACCTTTTTGAAATAAAAGTACAGGCACTTTTAATGGAAGAATTAAATATTTTATTAAAAAAATTGCCAGTGGAATTAAAAAACTTTAATCTGGAAAGCATGGAAGAGATGATAGATGCTCTAGATCCAGATAAAGACAGGTTGCCTACCTTTTATGTCTATGATAGTTATTCAGCTGCGCTTAAAATGGTGAGAGATAAGAAAAAAGATATAGAAAAAAGAATATTCGCTGCAAAAAGTTTTGAAGAAGTATCACAATTAAAAGAAGAGAGATTGAAGATACTTGTAGAAGAAGAAAGAGAAGAGCTGGAAGTGAGAAGACAGCTTACATCTATCTTATTAAAGAAAGCAGAGGGATTTTTAGAAAATATAGATAAAATAGGGAATCTAGATTTTTTAATGGCTAAAGTCAGATTTGCAAAAACTTATGGAGGTATCAGACCTGAAATATCTACAAATAATGAAATAGATGTTACTGGACTGGTAAATATAGAAGTAAGAGAAATGTTAGAAGCTAAAAGCAAAACTTTTACTCCAATTGATGTGAAATTAAAGTCAGGAGTTACCATAATAACAGGAGCAAATATGGGAGGGAAAAGTGTTGCATTAAAAACTATAACAGAAAATCTTTTACTTTTCCATATGGGGTTCTTTGTTATTGCTGAAAAAGCAAAATTCCCACTTGTAGATTTCGTATTTTTTATATCAGATGATATGCAGGATATCTCTAAAGGTTTAAGTACTTTTGGAGCTGAAATAATGAAGCTTAAAGAAGTAAATATATTTTTAGATTTAGGGACAGGCTTTGTAGTTTTTGATGAGTTTGCTAGAGGAACTAATCCAAAAGAGGGACAAAAGTTCGTAGAAGCTTTGGCTAAATATCTAAATGATAGACCTACGATATCTCTTATGACCACTCATTTCGATGGAATTGTAAGAGATAACATGAATCATTATCAAGTAGTAGGATTAAAAAATGTGGATTTTGAAAATTTAAGAAGAAAAATAGAGTTAAGTAAAAATTCTATGGAACTTATTCAAGAGTATATGGACTTCAGACTTGAAAAGGCGGACAAGGCAGAAGTACCAAAAGACGCTTTGAATATAGCAAAATTAATAGGAATAGATAAAAGATTTACAGAAATAATACTTGAAGAGTATATTAAGGAGGATTAA
- a CDS encoding D-Lysine 5,6-aminomutase alpha subunit: protein MNSKLNLNWNLVDEARKSAKKIAADAQVFVDAHSTVTVERTICRLLGIDGIDEFEVPLPNVVVDFIKENGNISLGVAKYLGNAMLETGLKPQEIAERVAKKELDITKMKWHDDFEIKLALKEIAEANVERIKSNRAKREEYLNVYGDKKGPYIYVIVATGNIYEDVTQAVAAARQGADVIAVIRTTGQSLLDYVPYGATTEGFGGTMATQENFRIMRKALDEVGVELKRYIRLCNYCSGLCMPEIAAMGALERLDMMLNDALYGILFRDINMKRTLVDQFFSRVINGFAGVIINTGEDNYLTTADAIEEAHTVLASQFINEQFALVAGLPEEQMGLGHAFEMHPDTKNGFLLELAQAQMAREIFPKAPLKYMPPTKFMTGNIFKGHVQDALFNMVTIMTNQKVHLLGMLTEAIHTPFMSDRALSIENAKYIFNNMEDFGNDIEFKKDGIMVNRAKEVLEKAAELLKTIEEIGIFKTLEGGIFAGIKRPLDGGKGLAGVFEKDSSYFNPFIELMLGGNR from the coding sequence ATGAATAGCAAACTAAATCTTAATTGGAATTTAGTAGACGAAGCTCGTAAGTCAGCTAAAAAAATTGCTGCAGATGCACAAGTGTTTGTTGATGCCCACAGTACTGTCACTGTAGAAAGAACAATATGTAGATTATTAGGAATAGATGGTATTGATGAATTTGAAGTACCATTACCAAATGTGGTAGTAGATTTTATTAAAGAAAATGGAAATATCTCTTTAGGAGTTGCTAAATATTTAGGAAATGCAATGCTTGAAACTGGGCTAAAGCCACAAGAAATAGCTGAAAGAGTTGCTAAAAAAGAATTAGATATTACAAAAATGAAGTGGCATGATGATTTTGAAATTAAATTAGCTCTTAAAGAAATTGCAGAAGCTAATGTAGAAAGAATTAAATCTAACAGAGCAAAAAGAGAAGAATATTTAAATGTATATGGAGATAAAAAAGGTCCTTACATTTATGTAATAGTTGCTACTGGAAATATCTATGAAGACGTAACACAAGCTGTAGCTGCTGCAAGACAAGGTGCAGATGTAATAGCTGTTATCAGAACTACAGGTCAGTCTTTATTGGATTATGTACCATATGGAGCTACAACTGAAGGATTCGGAGGAACAATGGCTACTCAGGAAAACTTTAGAATCATGAGAAAAGCTCTTGATGAAGTTGGAGTAGAATTAAAAAGATATATAAGACTATGTAACTACTGTTCAGGACTTTGTATGCCTGAAATAGCAGCAATGGGAGCTCTTGAAAGATTAGATATGATGTTGAATGATGCATTGTATGGAATATTATTTAGAGATATCAATATGAAAAGAACTTTAGTTGACCAATTCTTCTCAAGAGTTATCAATGGATTTGCTGGAGTTATAATTAACACAGGAGAAGATAACTATTTAACTACAGCTGATGCAATTGAAGAAGCTCATACAGTTCTGGCTTCTCAATTTATTAATGAACAATTTGCATTAGTTGCTGGATTGCCAGAAGAACAAATGGGACTAGGACATGCTTTTGAAATGCACCCAGATACTAAAAATGGATTTTTACTTGAATTAGCTCAAGCTCAAATGGCTAGAGAAATATTCCCTAAAGCTCCATTAAAGTATATGCCACCTACAAAATTTATGACAGGAAATATTTTTAAAGGGCATGTACAAGATGCTTTATTCAATATGGTAACTATAATGACTAATCAAAAAGTACACTTACTAGGAATGCTGACAGAAGCTATTCATACTCCATTTATGTCAGACAGAGCACTTTCTATAGAAAATGCTAAATATATCTTTAATAATATGGAAGATTTTGGTAATGATATTGAGTTCAAAAAAGATGGTATAATGGTAAATAGAGCTAAAGAGGTTCTTGAAAAAGCTGCTGAATTGTTAAAAACTATAGAAGAAATAGGAATATTCAAGACTCTTGAAGGTGGAATTTTTGCTGGTATAAAAAGACCATTAGATGGAGGAAAAGGACTGGCTGGAGTATTTGAAAAAGATTCTAGTTACTTTAATCCATTTATAGAATTAATGCTTGGAGGTAATAGATAA
- a CDS encoding methylaspartate mutase subunit S has protein sequence MSGGLYSTDKKEFDKTLDLTQLRPYGDTMNDGKVQMSFTLPVPNNEKGVEAAIQLAKKMGFVDPAVAFSEALDKEFSFYVVYGATSHSVDYTNIKVQALEIDTMDMHECEEYIAENIGRNVVMIGASTGTDAHTVGIDAIMNMKGYAGHYGLERYKGVEAYNLGSQVTNEEFIQKAIELKADALIVSQTVTQKDVHIHNLTNLVELLEAEGLRDKVILIAGGARITNELAKELGYDAGFGPGKYADDVATYIVKEMVQRGMVKK, from the coding sequence ATGTCTGGAGGTTTATATTCTACTGATAAAAAAGAATTTGATAAAACACTCGATCTTACACAGTTAAGACCATATGGAGATACAATGAATGATGGTAAGGTTCAAATGAGCTTTACTCTTCCAGTACCTAATAATGAAAAAGGTGTGGAAGCTGCTATACAATTAGCTAAAAAAATGGGATTTGTAGATCCTGCTGTTGCTTTTTCAGAAGCACTTGATAAAGAATTTTCATTTTATGTAGTATATGGAGCTACATCACATAGTGTAGATTATACTAATATAAAGGTACAAGCTTTAGAAATAGATACAATGGATATGCATGAATGTGAAGAGTATATTGCTGAAAATATAGGAAGAAATGTAGTAATGATAGGAGCAAGTACTGGAACAGATGCTCATACAGTTGGAATTGATGCTATCATGAATATGAAAGGATATGCAGGACATTATGGACTTGAAAGATATAAGGGAGTAGAAGCTTATAACCTTGGAAGTCAAGTTACAAATGAAGAGTTTATTCAAAAAGCTATTGAGTTAAAGGCTGATGCTTTAATAGTTTCACAAACAGTAACTCAAAAAGATGTTCATATTCACAATTTGACTAACTTAGTTGAGCTATTAGAGGCTGAAGGATTAAGAGATAAGGTTATCTTAATAGCTGGAGGAGCTAGAATCACTAATGAGCTAGCAAAAGAGTTAGGATATGATGCTGGATTTGGACCAGGAAAATATGCTGATGATGTTGCAACTTACATTGTAAAAGAAATGGTTCAAAGAGGAATGGTTAAGAAATAA
- a CDS encoding Bacterial SH3 domain yields the protein MRILKTALISLFMIGTAAFSFDGDASWTTVAIYDNEMPENIILNEKYSGGHPKVLDYVFVRTRTANLRDLPSTKGKIIKKFNYDAKLKALEKVYDYGNYWYKVETKDGEVGYISSMVVRKRMFRFEKALDKINELENFITKEMEAGREIVSTNSYVPNPNNVDFKREKDKYGTSLDQNIVGWYGKERIFVPDRSILSIVEQGDKTSKVHVASIKEEPLVIENKKISRNPKINKDFRKVIAIDIENQNLIIFEKNEDEKWVIVSYVYSKTGIESEVGFETPKGFFVAPMAKYIMPYNSEVGEKQGYARYAIRFSGGGYLHGTPINYEEDANREFFMRQKEKTLGTFTGTRKCVRTTEPHAKYLFEWMVKNPNKSRNEQVPNENIMFIIF from the coding sequence ATGAGAATTTTAAAAACAGCGTTAATTTCATTATTTATGATTGGAACTGCAGCTTTTTCTTTTGATGGAGATGCCAGTTGGACTACAGTTGCAATATACGACAATGAGATGCCAGAGAATATTATTTTAAATGAAAAATATAGTGGTGGTCATCCAAAAGTACTGGACTATGTTTTTGTAAGAACAAGAACAGCAAATTTAAGAGATTTACCAAGCACAAAAGGTAAAATTATAAAAAAATTTAATTACGATGCTAAACTAAAAGCTTTAGAAAAAGTATATGATTATGGAAATTACTGGTACAAGGTAGAAACTAAAGATGGAGAAGTAGGATATATTTCTTCCATGGTAGTAAGAAAGAGAATGTTTAGATTTGAAAAAGCTTTGGATAAAATAAATGAGCTTGAAAATTTTATCACAAAAGAAATGGAAGCTGGAAGGGAAATAGTAAGTACAAATTCTTATGTACCTAATCCAAATAATGTCGATTTCAAAAGAGAAAAAGATAAATATGGGACTTCTCTTGATCAGAATATAGTGGGTTGGTATGGAAAAGAAAGAATATTTGTTCCTGATAGATCAATACTTTCTATTGTAGAACAAGGAGATAAAACTTCAAAAGTGCATGTAGCTTCAATAAAAGAGGAACCTCTAGTTATTGAAAATAAAAAAATATCTAGAAATCCTAAAATAAATAAAGATTTTAGAAAAGTTATAGCTATAGACATAGAAAACCAAAATCTTATAATCTTTGAAAAAAATGAAGATGAAAAATGGGTAATAGTATCATATGTATATAGTAAGACTGGAATAGAAAGTGAAGTGGGCTTTGAAACTCCAAAGGGATTCTTTGTAGCTCCAATGGCAAAGTATATAATGCCATATAATAGTGAAGTTGGGGAAAAACAAGGATATGCAAGATATGCTATTAGATTTTCTGGTGGAGGATATCTTCATGGAACACCTATAAATTATGAAGAAGATGCCAATAGAGAATTTTTTATGAGACAGAAAGAAAAAACTTTAGGAACATTTACTGGAACTAGAAAATGTGTAAGAACTACAGAACCTCATGCAAAATATCTTTTTGAATGGATGGTAAAAAATCCAAATAAAAGTAGAAATGAACAGGTTCCTAACGAAAATATAATGTTTATTATTTTCTAA
- the yiaD_1 gene encoding Inner membrane lipoprotein YiaD precursor, giving the protein MKKVLLMLSASLIVILTGCSSVDKQPLKELVIEETENEFIMEDIDVSKKTLEEIIVFNEKGVTIRREGNNLVLSMPELVLFDFNKYEVKNKVKGSLNALAKALEENPDIRIKIDGYTDFIGSEGYNLELSVKRANAIKDYLTNRGVKPSNISIEGYGKQNPIASNQTETGRAKNRRVEFIISRDKF; this is encoded by the coding sequence ATGAAAAAAGTATTACTTATGTTATCAGCTTCACTTATTGTTATTCTAACTGGATGTTCATCTGTAGATAAGCAGCCTCTAAAAGAACTTGTTATTGAAGAAACTGAAAATGAATTTATAATGGAAGATATAGATGTTTCTAAAAAAACTCTTGAAGAAATTATAGTATTTAATGAAAAGGGTGTTACAATTAGAAGAGAAGGAAATAACTTAGTTCTTTCTATGCCTGAGCTTGTACTTTTTGATTTCAATAAATATGAAGTTAAAAATAAAGTTAAAGGAAGTTTAAATGCTTTAGCAAAAGCGTTGGAAGAAAATCCAGATATTAGAATTAAAATAGATGGATATACTGATTTTATAGGAAGTGAAGGTTATAATCTTGAACTTTCTGTAAAAAGAGCAAATGCTATAAAAGATTATCTTACTAATAGAGGAGTAAAACCTTCTAATATTTCTATTGAAGGGTATGGAAAACAAAACCCTATTGCTTCAAACCAAACAGAAACAGGAAGAGCAAAAAATAGAAGAGTTGAATTTATAATTTCGAGAGATAAATTTTAA
- the mepA_5 gene encoding Multidrug export protein mepA — MNETKEKKGVYLIKEPVGKLLFKFSLPCVLSMLVGALYNIVDQIFIGQSVGYLGNAATNVVYPFTVLALAIALLIGDGTAAQLSISLGSGSRETSHRCVGNGIIITCIIGIILMIAGLVFRNNILKIFGVTEGSYKYASEYMYIILLGIPFFIFTSSMNAVIRADGSPKYSMFAAMIGAVINLILDPVAIFVFNMGVRGAALATIVGQIASCIVTILYFKNPKSFKFSKESFILVKDIIQRTCQLGISSFITQVAIVLIISTVNNMIGLHGEISKYGTDIPLSVIGIVMKVFGIVIAFSVGIAVGGQPIAGYNYGAGNYKRVRKTYKYVILSNIVVGFIAMLIFEFCPYIIVRLFGSESALYNEYANMCFRIYLSGILLCCIQKASSIFLQSIGKPVKATVLSLSRDVVFLIPGLIILSYNFGIKGMLWAAPIADVLAFTLACTMILKEYKALKILEKNNI; from the coding sequence ATGAATGAAACAAAAGAAAAAAAAGGAGTTTATCTTATTAAGGAACCAGTAGGAAAACTTTTATTTAAGTTTTCTCTGCCATGTGTGTTGTCCATGTTGGTAGGGGCATTGTATAATATTGTAGATCAAATATTCATAGGGCAGAGTGTAGGATATCTTGGAAATGCTGCAACCAATGTAGTGTATCCATTTACTGTTTTGGCACTTGCTATAGCATTGCTTATAGGTGATGGAACAGCAGCACAGCTCAGTATTTCCTTAGGAAGTGGTTCAAGAGAAACAAGTCATAGATGTGTAGGAAATGGAATAATAATAACCTGTATTATAGGGATAATCTTAATGATAGCAGGATTAGTTTTTAGAAATAATATTTTAAAGATATTTGGCGTAACTGAAGGAAGTTATAAATATGCTTCAGAATATATGTATATAATTTTATTGGGGATACCTTTTTTTATTTTTACCTCAAGTATGAATGCTGTGATAAGAGCTGATGGCTCTCCTAAATATTCTATGTTTGCTGCAATGATTGGAGCAGTTATCAATCTTATTCTTGATCCAGTTGCCATATTTGTATTTAATATGGGGGTGAGGGGAGCAGCATTGGCTACAATTGTAGGGCAGATAGCTTCCTGTATAGTAACTATATTGTATTTTAAAAATCCAAAATCTTTTAAATTTAGTAAGGAAAGTTTTATACTTGTGAAAGATATAATTCAGAGAACTTGTCAGCTAGGTATTTCCAGCTTTATAACACAAGTTGCTATTGTATTGATTATTAGTACAGTCAACAATATGATAGGATTACACGGGGAAATATCTAAATATGGAACCGATATCCCCCTTTCAGTAATAGGGATTGTAATGAAAGTATTTGGCATAGTCATAGCATTTTCAGTAGGTATAGCAGTGGGAGGTCAACCTATTGCAGGATATAATTATGGGGCTGGAAATTATAAAAGAGTGAGAAAAACATATAAATATGTCATTCTTTCAAATATAGTAGTAGGTTTTATAGCTATGTTAATCTTTGAATTTTGTCCCTATATTATAGTAAGATTATTTGGAAGTGAAAGTGCTCTTTATAATGAATATGCAAATATGTGCTTCCGTATATATCTTAGTGGAATACTTCTCTGCTGTATTCAAAAGGCCAGCAGTATTTTTCTGCAATCTATAGGAAAACCAGTGAAAGCCACTGTACTTTCACTTTCACGAGATGTAGTATTTCTTATACCAGGTCTTATAATTCTATCTTATAATTTTGGGATAAAAGGTATGCTGTGGGCTGCACCAATAGCTGATGTATTAGCTTTTACTCTTGCATGTACAATGATTTTGAAAGAATATAAAGCATTGAAAATTTTAGAAAAAAATAACATATAA
- the ydfG_1 gene encoding NADP-dependent 3-hydroxy acid dehydrogenase YdfG: MKVLITGATGGIGKALIDIFYRNGWEILAVGRNRNVLKELKGKYRDRLNTYYVDLGNEKSIDEFFKELEGEEINLLINGAGIGELGYFEDIPYENEKKMIDINIVAVIKFTKYFYNKIDGIINISSTAGFQCGGPLMSGYYATKSFVNSFTFGLMGEGGRTRLMLLCPGPTLTNFKGVDKELKGLSKFYTTTPEEVAEKCYFDYLRKKRISIPGKINKILYFFNKIMPVILQLKMIKKIQKKKIEK, encoded by the coding sequence ATGAAAGTATTGATAACTGGGGCAACAGGAGGAATTGGAAAAGCCTTAATAGATATATTTTACAGGAATGGCTGGGAAATATTAGCTGTAGGAAGAAATAGAAATGTTCTTAAAGAATTAAAGGGAAAGTACAGAGATAGGCTGAATACATATTATGTAGATTTAGGAAATGAAAAAAGTATAGATGAATTTTTTAAAGAGTTGGAAGGGGAGGAAATAAATCTTTTAATAAATGGAGCTGGAATTGGAGAATTAGGCTATTTTGAAGATATCCCTTATGAGAATGAAAAAAAGATGATAGATATAAATATTGTTGCTGTTATTAAATTTACAAAATATTTTTATAATAAAATTGATGGTATAATAAATATATCTTCTACTGCTGGATTTCAATGTGGAGGTCCTTTGATGAGTGGATACTATGCCACAAAGTCCTTTGTAAATAGCTTTACATTTGGATTGATGGGAGAAGGGGGAAGAACAAGGTTAATGTTATTATGCCCAGGTCCTACTCTTACAAATTTTAAAGGAGTAGATAAAGAACTTAAAGGGTTATCAAAGTTTTATACTACAACTCCAGAAGAGGTAGCAGAGAAATGTTATTTTGATTATTTGAGAAAAAAAAGAATCTCAATACCAGGAAAAATAAATAAAATATTATATTTTTTTAATAAAATAATGCCTGTTATACTTCAATTAAAAATGATAAAAAAAATACAGAAGAAAAAAATAGAAAAATAG